The following nucleotide sequence is from Centropristis striata isolate RG_2023a ecotype Rhode Island chromosome 7, C.striata_1.0, whole genome shotgun sequence.
AAGATGAAAGGCAGTAATGATCATTCTTGGCCTATGTTgagcaaaatgtgtgtgtgtgtgttacaaatAATAGCTTTATCCTGATATACAATGAGTAATCACTGTAAAAACCAGACCAAGTTAGAGAAGCTCCACCTTTAAAATAGAGCCAATTCAGATGAGATTGTGCACTAAGTCATTGACTGACCAGGCAATAAACAACACCAATATTTCTGAAGGTCAGAGGCAGTCCTTTTGGAAAAGGTGGGCCCAGAATGCCCACCAAAAAGAGAATGAGAAAGAGAAAGCTGGATTGTATGAAAGCAAGTGTTTTGGATAGGTCTGTTTTTGGTCCGGTCCATAGGAGGCTCAAGGAGTTTTGACTTTGCAAGAATAAAGTTTTGTCAAGTGGACCATAGCCATCATCTGGCCAAGCTTTGACTGCTCGATTCGCCACGACAACACCTGCTAAGCAAGACGGGTCTTATCAAGTAACCACAGACTCCAAAAGAAGGAAATGAGACGTGAAAGTAATTCTAATCGGGATGTCAAGATCTCCTCATAAACAGCTCTAACCGCCCTTTGAGGtcaaatataccatatactaAAATCACTGGATAATGACGGATATGTCACAATACTCTCCATCACTTTCCTAAATCCAAAACTGACCACAACTgccctcacacactcacactgattCACCCTGCACTCAGTTGCTGTTAGTGGCACCAGGAGGTAAATCATTGTGATGGCAGCACATTAGCTGTGGAGCAGTGGTCAACCATGTACCATCAAGATAATTGAAAAAGCAGAGAAAGTGGGTCAGTGCTGTTACTCTGGACTGGCCACAGGAGTGCTGCAATAGCTCAATCAGCTCGACTCAGCAGAAACTGCAGAGAATAAAGGTCAGATCATGGAGACGGAACCACAAGATGCTCCAATGTCACATTACAgtctgtgcttgtgtgtttcaCTCTTTCCAGCTTTATCAAGACCTGGGGAAGGTGGAGGCCTCACTGTCAGAGCACACCCAGGGACATAAGAGCTTCATGTCTGATCTGCATACACAAGTTAAACTACTAGAAACCAGGTAAGGCCATTAATTAGAGGAGGCACAACTCCAAACACCTGGTTTACTTATTAGACAATGGCATGTATTAGTCTGATTTCTTCCTTTGTTTCCTGTTATGGGCTGACCCCTGCTCACTGTGGTGCTGCTGTACATTAAAGCAAAATATTATCTGTGATTAGGGTTAGgtatagaaaaaaagaaaagaaaaacgacAGCATAAATGGCTCACAACTGACACTGCAGAGGAACAGGTCTTATCTTGTGGTGCTATTGATTCATGTAGACATACTGCTACAACATAGGCTTCCAGCTAGAGATTCACATGATAATCAAACCTATGTTTTAGGGGGGATTGGCTGCTGCTAAACATGCAAACACTGAAAAGTTATAATATAATTGCAATATCAAATGaaggtgtttttgtttgtttgtcttacaATAACTGCTGTGTTCCTGTAGAAATGCTCAATGTTAGACACATCTGTAGACATAACATGTTATGTCATATCATGTTCAGACTTTAATTTCCTGCAGAATATTCTGTATTCAGTATGCTGCTTGTAACTGGGAAATATGGCCATTTTCATGTCTTGGCTAATTTGCCTTTTAGCAGTGCTCCTCAAGTGATTGATTCTTTATGTTCCCATTTTTATTCTGCCCAGAGCcacataatgaataataatcttTGAGTTGCTAATTTGCTTATCAAATAATATCCCCAGCCAGTCCTCGCTCTCTACAGCCAAGCATTTCAGGGCCAGGGccatctcaaaaataatgatgcCAGAGTCAGAGAAAAGCAGTTAGTTGAGTTGATTTATGAATTCATCTGATAAATAATCTCAATTGGCAGCAATATGAAAAATGAATCACATAGTTTTACCATAGTGGAAGCAGAAGCTGAGAGACATGAATATGCTCTATGTAGTAATGTAGATCTGTAATGGAAACCAGGTCACTGATCATGTTGGCATCAAAAAAAcaattgacaaaaatagatgaaaagcAACACGGTCTGTGATTCTGAGCCAGGTGgaataatgacaaaaacaacactacacCATCAATCTTTTCATCCAAGGTgctctttgttttttctctctaaacTTGACCTGCCTTGTCTGTTGTATTGCCAAGTAATTTCTGAAGCAAACACTTGTGTATCCTTCAGGCTTCCTCAAGTCCAACCCTTTCAGCTCTGACCACCAAACTGTTTAAGATGCATTGAGTCACAACATCACATAGGCCAGACAATCTTTAAAAATTGAAACAAGACATCTGAGAACAACTTTAAAATCCTCTTATGCAGTGCCCCCACACAGTATACTCAACAGAAAGACCACCCGCCCACAGTACTGCTCAAAGGCCACTGACAAAAGAATCAAACATGCTTGATTATAAGTTTCAGACAACAGCGGTAATTAAATGGAGGCATACTGACCCACATACAATAGGGAAATGACAAACCTCCATGAAGACAGGCGGGACCAGAAAACTAATCTAACACAGCCAGATCAGCTGCCTGTTGTCTAGTGTTCGCCTGGCCTAACAACTGTCAACATTAGCAGGATTAACCAGCCGGCATGGATTTATAAATGAGCTGTCTCTGTAGCCGCAGAACTAAAGAGAGGTAAATAAATTTGCAACAGAAGTATGATTTGTATTGCGgttcaacacagacacacacataaattcCTGCCATTTGCCTCATTGATTTTCTCATTTAGAAAAGAAACCCTTGAACTAGAGAGAAGGTCAATTGAATTTAAGTGTCAgtatcttttatatataaaacaaaacttcggagagggagagggagttTTGTTTCCCCAAACAAACAGTGTGCAGAGCTACAAAAAGGGCCATAAGTTTGTGTGTCTCTATGCATATAGTAAGTCAAGTTGGTTATTGTTGAGTCTCACCTCTAATTTCCAAAAGAGAGAACACAATTCTGAACACTGCCAAACAGCTTCAAACAGCTGCACATAAAGCATATTGctgtcaaaaaaaagtcacagaatatcaaatattgatttatggttgtcattttgttttctcgCCACTGACATTTTGCTCAGTGCAAAGACAAGGAGGTGCCAATAATGTATTGGTTATGGAAACAGACAAATGCTTATTCTCATGCCAAGCCCCAACTGGTGCCAAGTAGGAGCTTCATATAATGGGCCTAAATTTACAGAAAGCATGGCTCAGGCTTCTATTTGCCAGTGTATGCAACTTTTATAATCTATTCTAATCAGAATCAGGGTTTTTTGCCAAGTACATTTTCACATACAAGTAATTTTCTGTGGTGTATTGGACAAAGAAAGtactaaaatatagatatatagattgAGGCAAGTACTTCAGGCAAAAGATagtaacttaaataaatgtagaagaatagaaaaagtcaacatacaaaatatataatctaATAGTTTTCGATGCCTTGTTCgaaacaaaaaaatggaattTGCATCTTCTTAACTGTCATCTGTGACTGCATTTTCAAAGTAAATATACTCATCCTCTGTCTATTCCTGATGGCTTTGCAGGGTGTCAGGGGAACTGAAGGAAGCCAAGGAGCAGACAGATTCGCTGAGGAAGTGGACAGAACAACAGCTCAACAGCTTAGCCCAGACTCATGTGGAAAGCATCCAGCAGCACCGCACACAACTGCAGGACCAAATGGTACCGTATCTGTCAGTTTGATTCACAGTTTATGCAATTATGTCCACAATAACAGCATGCAAGTATAGGAAGACCATATACACAATATAGTATATCTGTACATTATGCCTCCTTGACCTTTTACCATCCTAAAAGTATTTTAATGCCGCCAATATCAAATTTTCAGAATCTGCAGTAGACTTGTATTTTGTTCGGTGTGTTATTTGTGGAAATTTATTCTTTTGAACAGCACTGAAACTGATTTCCAGAGCCGAAAAGTAGCAGGGCAAAAACAAAGATCAATGCACATGAGCTGAATGTGCCACAGAAAGCCAGGTTACGGAAACAACTGTTATCCAACACATCACATCCCTATTAGTCCTTAAATGCCACTTGCAGATCACACAAGCAACCTAGCAGCCCTGTAGCCCTTGATCTGAGCAACAAATTGGAAATGTAAAGTTTCAAATCCTAATAAGCTCCTGCTGCAAGTGCAGAGTTCAGAGACACTTTTTCAGCTGTGACGCAGCAAGCATTTCACTTTGTAAAATGGTAATCAAGTGGAGCAGATGGTGAGAGAGCTGTGGAGTTAAAGAGAGGGTTGTATATGGATGAGTTGTTCAGGGTGCTAATGAGCACTgatatgtcatttttaaattaactatGACACCTGTGATCTATGCACACTAACAGTAATATATCAAAATCAGTAATATGGTTGTGAACTTGGAAAGCTGAATATTACAAGCAGCACCTTAAAATCAGGATTAAATACCATATTCAGGAGTGGTTACATATACAACTTGAGGGTTTAAAACTGCTGTGCAGTGTTGTAACTTTCagaataagtatatttgtaatgtgaattaatgaaataaagtttctatgtgtgtgttctgtattCAGCTAGAGGCAGAGTCGAAATTAACTGTCCGGCTACGTGCTCTGGAGGCCCATGTGGAGCAGCTAGAGACCCAGCAGGATCAGACCGACCGCAGTCGTGCAGAACAGCTGAAACGCTCTGAATCCAAACTCAGTAAAAGAATTACCTCAATGGAGGGCAGCCTTCATCAGGAGCTGCAGCTGCTCAAACAGGAATACCACAAAGGTGGGTGATCACTGTCTGTAACTTTCTATCATCAATGAGTAAACACACATACTACACATATGTACCCTACCATATACTGTACGTCACGGAAAAACTGCACAGGCTGAACAGCTTCATaatagagaaaaagagagactgTTCATAATTAGTCACAAATTGAAGTGACCTGATTACTTGACCATTATGGCTCATTTCTTTTGCACACAAATGAGATACTTAATATCCCAGTGGTCATTGACTTGGTGAAGACATCttaaccccttaacgcctgCTGTCGCAAATATGCGACAAACCGTTTGACTCAGTCAACCAGCCGAGATAGCGTCTGCATTCCCCCAATGCCGGTTGAATACCTGCTGTTGcaggtttatataaataaacgagggtgaataaataaaacattgttttttcactgttatattactgtgttattgttatcctattattgaccattatgcctgttgtcgcaaatttgcaacataccaaaatttctatttattttttgtacaaaagtgaaattaataatctcaacattatttaccatctacttaaaggtaaaaacacacataaaacatttttttatatacagctatataaattcaggcgttaaggggttaaatTAAGCATGATAAGTGAGCTATATTTGAATTGAAGGACAGCCGATCTCGTATACACGGGAGACAACTCAACTCACTCGCTTTATAACTCACACTTCATGTGGTTTCATaaaattttgtatatatatttttatacttaacAACGTTGACAATCACAGTATAAATGGGGTTTTTGTATCACTCTCATCCTATGCATCTGGaactatttaaattaaattttccaAGAAGAAACATGACCATGGAAGCTGATTAATACCTGTACAGTGATGGATTAAATGGCAGAGGACTGTCCTTTAACTGTAATATATTTGAACGGCCATGATCAATTGTTTATGGCatacatatatgaatatatgGCTTTCAACAGACTTGGACCAAGGTTAAAGTCTATGTAATTTTTATAcccaatatataaaatattgaaaatgcCAGTAtggcaaaacaaataaaacataaagaatTACATCAGTCgagccctctctctctgtcactcactCTCTTACTCTCAACAGCAGCTCAGCTCTACATCAAGCTGCTGTTGACATCCATCCCAATCTCGCTGCTGTGCCAATTGGACGCTCATTTCCCAGGAGCCCTGGCACCACATCTCAAACCTTCCCCACTCTCTGTCAACCTCCCTCAGTCTCTAGCTCTTATTAAAGTGTATACGAATAGAGAAGTGGAAAGCCTCCCCCCAGTAAATAAGAGCAGGGGTAAACTGCTCTATGAATCATCCCTCAGCTACTGCTCTCAGTGCTGGAGACCCATCCATCCATGGCTCTATTTTAGGTATAGGATGAAAAGATGGAAGGAGATGGTATTAGAGGGGAGAAAAAGCAATACATAATTGATGAGTGTCGTAAATATTCGTGGCAAGACAGGCGGGGAGTGGGAACGAGATGGAAAGAGATTTAATATCCCATCATTGTACAAGAAACTTTATCCCTCCATCTCAGAGTCACTGGATATTACTTCACgagcaatatataaaaatatttccattttagcAGTATGAGCTTAACTACCCAGTGAGGTCATGATACCTGATGATTCTGGCCATAGACAAGTTTTTTCAGAGATTAGAAACAGAGACAAGTATAATATTAGAGTGACCAAAACACATGCCTATAGAATGAAATGAACAGAAAGTAAATAGAAATGTAACAGCTTTTTGCCTGTTGGAGCCGACACaaataacaaagacacaaaactaggTTTATTGAGTTACAAGCAATATACAAACAGATCAAAAGTCAGATCACCAGCAGCATTCTGAGAATAATTCTCACCTTCAATGCATTTTGTCTGGTTATACTCTGTCCaccccttttctctttttaacagCGTTCCTGTCAGTGCACGACGCCATTGAGTCAGTGAGGCAGATAGGTGACATCAAATCCCGCCTCGACAAGGACAAGCTTCAGAGGGACATCAGGCACATCTGCAACAAGGTGGCAGAGCTCAATGACATCTGACATTATCTGCTGAAGAGGAGCTCATTATTACTGTCACAACTTACTGAAGCGTTAGCTTGAATCAAAGTCTTTTTAAACCAAAAGGCAGGCAGTCACTGAGTGTGTAAACTGTTCACATCTTATTCTATGAGCCCACAGTTAGTCAGACTATGTTAATATCtaatttaattatattgtaATTTGTAGTAGAACATCTTGTGTGAAATGTTAGGCAACAGGATGACGGACAGACCTGTCAATCGAAGTTAATGTTgtgcaatttaaaaatgtaagaagATGAATTGTTTAGCATTTCACTTTAACTAACTCACTGCATTAggtattttttcactttaaaacatCCAACATTGTCACAATTTTAACCcctttttatttcaataaatgGGACTGCATCAATACATATTAagtgttctttttatttttgtcaagtaaaaagatatttaaatgtataccAGTACCAATTTCTTTGTTTAAAAGGGAAattgttgtcattttcatttcatgacAGAGAGATCTAATTTTGTTCTCAGGATATATCTCCATTACAGAAGTGTCTGTATCACCAAGTTTATTATTAGGCTAATATAACAGTCTACTGCTGCACTAGATATATCCTGAAATTTGATTTGAAGATCAATGGCAATTCACTGTTCATGACTAGTTATGATTGTGTTGGATTGATCCGGCCAGTATGGGGCGCTATGCCAGTATTGACATTGTTGTTTACGGAAGACTTGCCTGTTAATAAAACTTATATAAAAACGTTGTGTATGACTACACTGTACACATCTGCCGAAACCCGGGATcgaaccagggacctttagatcttcagtctaacgctctcccaactgagctatttcggcTACGCGCACTCAAACGAGTCTGCGATCAGGTATTTTCCGCGGGAACCTGAACGCACCGCGTAAAATTGACACTACCGTGTAAAATCAACCCGGCCAAAGTTTCGTAGAGTATGGTATTACAATAACGTTAAATGGTGAACTCCATTAATGCTCCATGCCTAGTCATATCTGCAATTAAATCGACAGATATCCCCGCATGCAAGCCAAACACTGTCAATCCTCTCCCTCTCTATGCCTGTGTCAGTCAGCCTGCTGAAGACAGTTCAGCCAGCCGCAGTCCACTCCAATCTTTAGATATTTTCGAAATATTAAATGGGAATTgttcaataaatataaacaacccaaaaaaaactttaaaaaacaaatgaaattctcatgtgtgtcatttttttctgcagcttaGCTTGAGAAAAGTTAaggtttttgaaaaataaattagtcTAAAAATCCACCGTGCAATTCTGTGGGGGCCTGAATAATAGCCTCATTAATACAGAACATGTGAGGATGAAAAAAATGCGTTTTggtatttatctgatttacaaTGACGTTTCAAAGTTTTTAACTAGTGAACTGCCTCCTTGGTGGAAGTCTGAGAGCATTTATAATCTAGTTATGTATCTAGTTGTCATTCTGGATGTCCCATGTTCATTAGGAGTCTAATGACCATTGGGAAAGAGCCgcttctttttcttaaggaagctcaaatctcttgacatctgtagtaagatgctgcagatgttttatcagtctgttgtggcaagtgttttgttttatgctgcaaaagcgctggttctgtggttggagccaggttggacacactggaggaggtggtggagatgcactgtcaagatgttcgaggccatcctgaaatacctggatcatccgctacacaaaacctttatggaccaaaaaaacagcagtggacagctcctctctctccgttgcatgACGGAGAGATAGGCTACAAAAGAtccctacagccatcaggctatCTCATTCTttcagagattctaccagactaattttgatttgattaattgattgattaaaatatgtgtatagatccaaaaatacaaaaataaattaaggtgtacaaaaatgtagaaataactGTGCCGTTTCCTTAtgatcctttatttatttacatgactgtatttcTCTATTTATCAATGTATTTACTTCACTATTTATTGATAA
It contains:
- the fam81b gene encoding protein FAM81B → MSHNSKLQPYQNHTRADVLEDSWGSQERTLAVLLEQAFRIKEEVAAGLQSAQGSIQVQALSRKLLENHILTITRIVKQLSMDIKALESQVVQRDSITSETTIAVQSLDQKNMASIGDLRGRVARCDAGIGKLSADVSSGERRVIRLQQDVTELRSGVDARIKELEVKLYQDLGKVEASLSEHTQGHKSFMSDLHTQVKLLETRVSGELKEAKEQTDSLRKWTEQQLNSLAQTHVESIQQHRTQLQDQMLEAESKLTVRLRALEAHVEQLETQQDQTDRSRAEQLKRSESKLSKRITSMEGSLHQELQLLKQEYHKAFLSVHDAIESVRQIGDIKSRLDKDKLQRDIRHICNKVAELNDI